The Lycium barbarum isolate Lr01 chromosome 12, ASM1917538v2, whole genome shotgun sequence genome includes a region encoding these proteins:
- the LOC132621994 gene encoding uncharacterized protein LOC132621994 — translation METAVPVPVSWIPEDDLLLKNAVEAGASLEALAKGAVRFSRRFTLQELKDRWDSLLYDSDVAASASARMVELEHSGINPVSKFNKSENLKGSKDIVGKRKVDSIRRQYYTMRKKFRSEFFNSTDIGFLDESNLHDCNGHGTDFRQHVRIDAQARDGNCISDDLGLQESDLDILRNAFPEALADMPVTSAMADSHIAYNNRCSISVDDNSSDAILRDRRFAEDLSNSLGEEGRNFFQPDMEDREIPDVFKDNSIDYESCSAVKRPRLSQLSPERKIFSSPEGKQLSTFHPRSDNRQNICSGPCGFRSRQHSHSPKSGAMLGARTGSTDFIDSSATSDGEFMDLPDSLLNLSNEDDILLEVDAKDSADNLCKANLKLLPDSPSDIPEGVSDDHESEVVKESNTNITVPDDLHPLGSEVENSSLHGQGVRSNCEVNVPSTSASSTDIKQPVDGSMLCTLNTEDTEIPCNDDIFLLIHPSTSFASTATQPVGQSSMDLPSACNKSEQKVSSFTRGKDSGKSFAWTNKVGPNILGETRPVQPAVGSTAHLKVSGTIALPVLPGAANKGVGVTGQSRSLPVNPEVYKNDVREENIARVRGVGDTPATFIEAPQCGESTSVRVAITEPTINPSTSEVEDPQSDDDVPYFSDVEAMILEMDLDPHDQDSYATRQESKYQSEDFRRTTIRLEQCVRSGLRRDMTPRGAFAILYGRHLRHYIRKTEVILGRSTDDVEVDIDLRKEGRANKISRRQASIKMESDGSFSLKNLGRCAIAVNGKSVDSGQYLTLSCSCVIEIREMSFVFEMNPKYVKQYIYSITQNKGTHSKFEWSPERKP, via the exons ATGGAAACTGCTGTTCCAGTTCCCGTTTCATGGATTCCCGAAGATGACCTCTTGTTGAAGAACGCTGTCGAG GCTGGTGCTTCTTTAGAAGCACTTGCAAAAGGAGCAGTACGATTTTCCCGCAGATTCACGTTGCAAGAACTAAAGGATCGTTGGGATTCTCTTCTGTATGACTCTGATGTTGCAGCTTCAGCTTCTGCTCGCATGGTTGAGCTTGAACATTCAGGGATCAATCCAGTGTCAAAGTTTAACAAATCTGAAAATCTTAAAGGAAGCAAAGATATTGTTGGTAAGAGGAAAGTGGACAGCATTCGTAGACAATACTATACGATGCGGAAGAAATTTCGAAGTGAATTTTTCAACTCTACTGATATAGGCTTTCTAGATGAGTCAAATCTACATGATTGCAATGGACATGGAACTGATTTTAGGCAGCATGTCAGAATTGATGCTCAGGCTCGTGATGGGAATTGTATCTCAGATGACCTTGGGCTTCAAGAATCAGATCTGGATATCTTGCGCAATGCTTTCCCAGAAGCACTTGCAGATATGCCTGTCACCTCTGCCATGGCTGATTCTCATATAGCCTATAATAATAGGTGTTCAATTTCAGTAGACGATAATAGTTCAGATGCAATTCTAAGAGACAGAAGGTTTGCGGAGGACCTTTCCAATTCATTAGGAGAAGAGGGGAGGAATTTTTTTCAGCCTGATATGGAAGACAGAGAAATTCCTGATGTTTTTAAAGACAACTCCATTGACTATGAAAGTTGCTCGGCTGTTAAGAGGCCTCGCTTATCACAGTTATCTCCTGAGAGAAAGATCTTCAGTAGTCCTGAAGGAAAACAGTTGTCCACTTTTCATCCAAGGAGTGACAACCGTCAAAATATATGTAGTGGTCCTTGCGGATTTAGAAGTAGACAGCATTCTCACTCCCCAAAGTCAG GAGCTATGTTGGGAGCCAGGACTGGTAGCACTGATTTTATTGATTCATCAGCTACTTCAGATGGTGAATTCATGGATCTCCCAGATTCCCTCTTAAACCTTTCAAATGAGGATGATATCCTTTTGGAGGTGGATGCGAAGGATTCAGCGGACAACTTGTGTAAAGCGAATCTTAAGCTCCTCCCAGATTCTCCTAGTGATATTCCAGAAGGCGTTTCAGACGACCATGAATCTGAAGTAGTCAAAGAATCAAACACAAATATTACAGTTCCTGATGATTTGCATCCTTTGGGATCAGAAGTGGAAAATTCTTCTCTACATGGTCAAGGTGTCAGATCTAATTGTGAAGTTAATGTGCCATCCACATCAGCATCAAGTACTGATATAAAACAGCCTGTTGATGGGAGTATGCTCTGTACCCTTAACACCGAGGACACAGAGATTCCTTGTAACGATGATATCTTCTTGCTTATCCACCCTTCCACATCATTTGCTTCTACCGCGACTCAACCAGTTGGTCAAAGTTCCATGGACCTGCCATCGGCTTGTAATAAAAGTGAACAAAAAGTTAGCTCCTTCACTCGTGGAAAAGATTCTGGCAAGTCTTTTGCATGGACTAATAAGGTTGGACCAAACATCCTTGGAGAAACCCGGCCAGTGCAGCCAGCCGTTGGTAGTACTGCCCATTTAAAGGTGTCTGGTACTATTGCTTTACCGGTCCTTCCTGGTGCTGCTAACAAGGGTGTTGGAGTCACAGGTCAAAGCAGATCATTGCCTGTAAACCCAGAAGTATATAAAAATGATGTGCGAGAGGAGAATATTGCTAGAGTTAGAGGG GTGGGGGACACCCCAGCTACTTTCATCGAGGCACCACAATGTGGTGAATCAACTTCTGTCAGAGTAGCTATTACAGAGCCAACAATTAACCCTTCAACATCAGAAGTGGAAGATCCTCAGAGCGATGATGATGTACCTTATTTTTCTGATGTTGAAGCTATG ATACTAGAGATGGACTTAGATCCACATGATCAAGACTCATATGCAACTAGGCAAG AGTCAAAGTATCAGTCTGAAGACTTTAGAAGGACAACCATAAGGTTGGAACAGTGTGTTCGCTCTGGTTTGCGAAGAGACATGACGCCTCGAGGAGCCTTTGCCATCCTATATGGCCGTCATCTGAGGCATTACATCCGGAAGACTGAG GTCATACTTGGAAGATCCACTGATGATGTTGAGGTTGACATTGATTTACGAAAAGAAGGCCGTGCTAACAAAATATCTCGGCGTCAG GCAAGCATCAAGATGGAATCGGATGGATCCTTCAGTCTGAAGAATCTTGGGAGGTGCGCAATAGCAGTGAATGGCAAATCTGTTGATAGTGGGCAGTATCTGACCCTTAGCTGTAGTTGTGTGATAGAG ATACGGGAAATGAGTTTTGTGTTCGAGATGAACCCTAAGTATGTCAAGCAGTACATATACAGCATTACCCAGAATAAAGGAACACATAGCAAATTTGAATGGTCACCTGAAAGGAAACCATGA
- the LOC132621996 gene encoding brassinosteroid LRR receptor kinase BRL2, whose translation MGRFSTSTILFLTVLHVLFLDAHSTTYWQDIEVLKQLKNSVYPNSMTPGSCLISWDFSVDPCDNLSGEKFTCGLRCDVVISNVSRVTELALDQANYSGTLTSVSWNLPYLQSLDLTNNVFTGSVPESLSNLTRVQRLGLSGNSLSGSIPSSLGSLSNLEELYLDNNFLEGAIPLSFNGLKSLKRLELQNNKLNGEFPELGQLNNLTFIDASDNSISGQLPASFPASLIEIVMRNNSIEGNIPVSLTGLDYLQVIDLSYNKLSGWVPASLFTHTSLEQVTLSGNQFGSVQEPGSSFQNSQLIALDLSNNEIHGLLPGFLGLMPRLSSLSLENNKLSGMIPTQYALKMVFPDQGVSQFERLLLGGNYLFGPIPGPLLDLKPGSVTVRLGDNCLYRCPLRLFLCEGGEQKSLSECQAFGPIIP comes from the coding sequence ATGGGTCGTTTTTCAACTTCAACTATCCTGTTCCTTACAGTTCTTCATGTTCTATTCTTAGATGCACATTCAACTACATACTGGCAAGACATTGAAGTCTTGAAACAGCTCAAAAATAGCGTCTACCCAAACTCAATGACACCTGGTTCATGCCTCATTTCTTGGGATTTCTCTGTAGACCCTTGTGATAATCTCTCAGGTGAAAAGTTCACTTGTGGTCTTCGTTGTGACGTAGTTATTTCCAATGTTAGCCGAGTCACTGAACTCGCTCTTGACCAAGCAAATTACTCTGGCACGCTCACTTCTGTTTCTTGGAATTTACCTTATCTCCAAAGCTTAGACTTAACAAATAATGTCTTCACTGGATCAGTACCTGAGTCACTATCAAATCTAACCCGTGTACAAAGACTCGGGTTATCAGGTAACTCTCTATCCGGGTCAATTCCTAGTTCACTTGGTTCACTTTCAAATCTTGAAGAACTTTACCTTGACAACAATTTCCTCGAGGGAGCAATTCCGTTAAGTTTCAACGGTCTCAAGAGTTTAAAAAGACTCGAACTTCAAAACAACAAGCTTAATGGTGAGTTTCCTGAGTTGGGTCAGCTAAATAACTTGACTTTCATTGATGCTAGTGATAATTCCATCTCCGGTCAACTTCCGGCGAGTTTTCCGGCATCTCTTATTGAGATTGTTATGAGAAATAACAGTATAGAAGGTAACATTCCGGTGAGTTTAACGGGACTTGATTACCTACAAGTTATTGATCTGAGTTATAATAAACTCAGTGGGTGGGTCCCAGCGAGTTTGTTCACTCACACTTCACTCGAACAGGTCACATTATCGGGTAACCAATTCGGGTCGGTTCAAGAACCGGGTAGCTCATTTCAGAACAGTCAGTTGATTGCATTAGACTTGAGTAATAATGAGATCCATGGATTATTACCCGGGTTTCTTGGTTTAATGCCtagattatcatcattatcattagaGAATAACAAGTTATCAGGTATGATACCAACCCAATATGCATTGAAAATGGTGTTTCCTGATCAAGGGGTGTCACAATTTGAGAGGTTATTGTTAGGTGGAAATTATTTATTCGGACCTATACCGGGTCCATTGTTGGATCTGAAACCGGGTTCGGTAACAGTGAGATTAGGAGATAATTGTTTGTATCGGTGTCCGTTGAGATTATTTTTATGTGAAGGTGGGGAGCAGAAATCATTATCGGAGTGTCAGGCTTTTGGTCCCATCATTCCTTGA